DNA sequence from the Antedon mediterranea chromosome 7, ecAntMedi1.1, whole genome shotgun sequence genome:
CTTTTTATGGAGAAAAATCAGGTAAATGGCAAGCCTTCCAACTCTATATTCAAACccttcattattattttatatgagtaataataaaaataatagttcattcttatataccGCATAAAAGCAATCTCTTAATGTGCTGCACATTAATACCCTggtcatttttttaatcaaacacgtatggaaacatactcccataataatgcagctggTAATCAGCACAAAgatgtgtcttgatctaactgggtacccatttatacacctgggtggagagaggcaaacgtataCAAGCAATGTGACAAGAGTTGGCTACTATAAATTGaagttattatattatataaagttattgtttttttttttttttttttttttttaaatttttatttactgtacttttatAGAGCAACCAGAAAGGTCTGCTTCTCCAGCTGATAGTACATCAAGTCTAGGCTCATCAGCTAGCAATCAAGTAAGGCAGCAGCAACAACATCAGCAGCAGCCTAAGCAACCGATGCAGGGTGCTACACCACAAGCTACTGCACCACAACAGCCTCCTTCACAGGCTAGCCCCTACAATGGTATGCTTATTTTGTTCTTCCCCCTTTAGAACTGTATtagtaataaatgttttatatacttttttttatttcatacgcattcAGCAGCgggtaactcgccaattacaggatggataaactatttaacaatttatcatgcttataaaactaagtctcatttgaggcttagggagtgaagttgaaagagttgtgagttacaaccctggcactaggtcaggattgaaccctgtagcttgagattggaaggcaagcatgttaaccaccaagttaCAGCTTCTCTcctatactgtactgtacaatagtcttctattttcttctaaatattgataatttatgTTGATTCATTCACAGCAGGAGTTGGCCAACCTCAACAAGCTAACCAGCAACCAGGCTTCCCTCCTGTAGCTTACAACCAACCACCGGCACAGCAACAACAACCAGCGGTACAGCAACCACAACCAACGTCGACATCACAACCAGCAGTGCAACCACAACCTGGCTACCGACCACAACAACAACAACCCCAAGGTTATGGTACCACTGCCCCGCAGCAAGGCTACCAACCACAGTACGCAGGACAACAACCAGGACAGCAAATGCCAACACCAGGCTTTCCCCAACCAAATCAACCAAACCAACAAGTTTACAGTCAATATGGACAAACTGTACCACAGGGCCAAGAAATGTACCAACAGCCGGGACAACAACCGGGATACGGTGCTCCCGGTGGTGGAAATCCTTATACTAGAAATTCGCCATATGGCAGACCTAGTTACCAACCTGGCCCAGGCTATAAGTAAaattatgtgtttaaaaattattgaaaacattACATGTTGTACAAAAGCATTATTGCCCCTATTGTTAGATTATAGTAAGATTGTAGTAGACTTTGTTGATTCTGGCACGCACCACAAATCAAATTGCTTAACATCTGATCATGCTCATTGACAAAATTTGCGTTGTGATAGTTGCCATCAAATTCCAAGGCACTGATTGGTTAACATGCACAGACGTTAGATACAGTAGATCCACCATAAGGAAACACCGTTGAATAAATGAGGGGTTTATATACTTTAACACTACATTCATGGAACACGCCTATAAAGGAACAGTCTCCAAGGCGTCCCCTTTACATTTAGGGGACACGCCTAGGGACAGCCTCCAAGGTGTCCGCATTACAATCAGGGGGACACGCCTATAATGAGACAGTCTCCAAGGCATCCCCTTTACATTCAAGAGATACACCTATAA
Encoded proteins:
- the LOC140054483 gene encoding uncharacterized protein isoform X2, with the translated sequence MESSELRFGDAHFPQIDLSNKLIIKVQIGDDIRRIPIHNEDITYDELILMMQRVFRGKLNSTDEVVVKYKDEDGDLITIFDSSDLSFAIQCSNRILKLTLFVNGQPKPIESDQVKHIRQELADIRNKVLQLMDSLEQTSTDTTQAQVVESTQDVDTASKAVNVTSEQTAMFDPYKQRQASDISASFYGEKSEQPERSASPADSTSSLGSSASNQVRQQQQHQQQPKQPMQGATPQATAPQQPPSQASPYNGVGQPQQANQQPGFPPVAYNQPPAQQQQPAVQQPQPTSTSQPAVQPQPGYRPQQQQPQGYGTTAPQQGYQPQYAGQQPGQQMPTPGFPQPNQPNQQVYSQYGQTVPQGQEMYQQPGQQPGYGAPGGGNPYTRNSPYGRPSYQPGPGYK
- the LOC140054483 gene encoding uncharacterized protein isoform X1 gives rise to the protein MESSELRFGDAHFPQIDLSNKLIIKVQIGDDIRRIPIHNEDITYDELILMMQRVFRGKLNSTDEVVVKYKDEDGDLITIFDSSDLSFAIQCSNRILKLTLFVNGQPKPIESDQVKHIRQELADIRNKVLQLMDSLEQTSTDTTQAQVVESTQDVDTASKAVNVTSEQTAMFDPYKQRQASDISASFYGEKSEQPERSASPADSTSSLGSSASNQVRQQQQHQQQPKQPMQGATPQATAPQQPPSQASPYNAGVGQPQQANQQPGFPPVAYNQPPAQQQQPAVQQPQPTSTSQPAVQPQPGYRPQQQQPQGYGTTAPQQGYQPQYAGQQPGQQMPTPGFPQPNQPNQQVYSQYGQTVPQGQEMYQQPGQQPGYGAPGGGNPYTRNSPYGRPSYQPGPGYK